Proteins from one Entomospira culicis genomic window:
- a CDS encoding alpha/beta hydrolase, with the protein MNNKGKFMHDLLLSSVALLSFAGVLGAKSDLSNITIHQLENHITQQEAAVAGVIDGAQKLIRWYDAPNTPTDTVILYFHGYSASRQEIDPVPKLLADALGANIFYTRFKGHGITGGGVAFKGVTFEDWIADAEEAMQIARILGKKVIIIAHSNGAVMAMHLMQQYPQEIVAGLFVAPNFRPTNRASTLLTNKWGYKLATLLYKDSLYGSVDGDKFTAPEGLFPHVWSNTQHLHATQALAIGVKRLQAYPVERMRVPLFVIASDHDKVVETSYTKKIFMRYGVENQTAKELRIENHTNTQGEHTITGDMKAPHTSKPFAQAMLAFIHAQQP; encoded by the coding sequence ATGAATAATAAAGGAAAATTTATGCACGATCTCCTTCTCTCCTCCGTAGCGCTCTTGTCGTTTGCCGGAGTGCTTGGCGCCAAAAGCGATCTATCTAATATAACTATCCACCAATTGGAAAACCATATTACGCAACAAGAGGCCGCGGTAGCGGGCGTAATTGACGGCGCGCAAAAGCTCATTCGCTGGTACGATGCGCCCAATACCCCCACCGACACTGTGATTCTCTACTTTCATGGCTACTCTGCTAGCCGTCAAGAGATCGATCCTGTGCCAAAGCTCCTCGCCGACGCGCTAGGCGCGAACATCTTTTATACTCGCTTTAAGGGACACGGCATTACTGGCGGTGGCGTCGCCTTTAAGGGAGTTACCTTTGAAGACTGGATCGCAGATGCCGAAGAGGCCATGCAGATCGCGCGTATTTTAGGGAAAAAAGTGATCATTATCGCCCACTCCAATGGCGCGGTGATGGCGATGCACCTGATGCAACAATATCCACAAGAGATCGTCGCAGGACTCTTTGTAGCGCCGAACTTTCGTCCTACCAATCGCGCCTCCACGTTACTCACCAATAAGTGGGGATACAAACTCGCCACCTTACTCTACAAAGATTCGCTCTATGGATCAGTAGATGGAGATAAATTCACCGCACCCGAAGGGTTATTCCCCCATGTTTGGAGCAACACCCAGCATCTCCATGCCACACAAGCGCTAGCCATTGGGGTAAAGCGTCTGCAAGCCTATCCCGTAGAACGCATGCGCGTGCCTCTCTTTGTGATTGCCTCCGACCATGACAAGGTCGTAGAGACTAGCTACACCAAAAAGATCTTTATGCGCTATGGGGTGGAGAATCAAACTGCCAAAGAGTTACGTATCGAAAACCACACGAACACCCAAGGCGAACATACCATCACCGGTGACATGAAAGCACCCCACACCTCTAAGCCCTTTGCCCAAGCGATGCTTGCGTTTATCCACGCACAGCAACCTTAA
- a CDS encoding TatD family hydrolase → MLLKDMIDHHCHMSQTLGAEPQAMEWLTRAFDEGLFAIIDAGDIQLSIADRLALLSAYTRAYLVIGMHPLDVDHPFNFEEMMGVLDDPKVIGIGEIGLDYSRIEHDKRKQQVAFEAQLSLADQYDLPAMLHIRDAFDEAYAMVKRIGVPRVVVHCFTGGRTEAKRWLDMGAYLSFSGLITFKNASDIQDALSYTPANRILLETDSPYLSPVPHRGKTNHPHNMVHVYQQASVLTKTPLEALTQQVKTNFMELYRLHHIG, encoded by the coding sequence ATGTTGTTAAAGGATATGATTGATCATCACTGCCATATGTCGCAGACGTTGGGCGCAGAGCCACAGGCGATGGAGTGGTTGACGCGTGCGTTTGACGAGGGATTATTTGCCATTATCGATGCAGGTGATATTCAATTGAGTATCGCCGATCGTTTGGCACTTTTGTCGGCTTATACGCGCGCCTACCTCGTCATCGGCATGCACCCGCTCGATGTCGATCATCCTTTCAATTTTGAGGAGATGATGGGCGTATTAGATGATCCTAAGGTGATCGGCATTGGCGAGATCGGCTTAGATTATAGTCGAATAGAACACGATAAGCGCAAGCAGCAGGTGGCATTTGAGGCACAATTGAGTTTGGCAGATCAGTATGATTTACCAGCGATGCTGCATATTCGTGATGCCTTTGATGAGGCCTACGCGATGGTGAAGCGTATTGGCGTACCCCGCGTGGTGGTACACTGTTTTACGGGTGGTCGCACCGAGGCCAAGCGTTGGCTAGATATGGGAGCTTACTTGAGTTTTTCGGGGCTGATTACCTTTAAAAATGCCTCCGACATCCAAGATGCGTTGAGCTACACGCCTGCCAATCGTATTTTATTAGAGACGGACTCCCCTTATTTGAGCCCAGTTCCGCATCGTGGTAAGACCAATCATCCGCATAACATGGTGCATGTGTACCAACAGGCGAGCGTCCTCACCAAAACGCCCTTAGAGGCGCTCACCCAGCAAGTGAAGACAAACTTTATGGAGCTTTATCGTTTACACCATATTGGTTAG
- a CDS encoding PEGA domain-containing protein, with amino-acid sequence MFKRKKSDLTLADFADVHVTLKPFLGIPPRLYLKVIYAIILLLILFFLCLYPGLTQYGSQVTLTSAPHRASVYINDKRVGSTPMTLFVPAGEYTIRYKKPHFSDHEEVVTVKGRRLFSRFFPKKVTLNPQLNLIDLPALLETSYKEASFAYSASYNPTFPREPFLLHALDDILHSDIDLNQSNILRWAADSWFIVSDQASLEEVITLWSTLADKGLAVDPNLMTGIQFDTKSPKLEDIIAFQKERSQEPIERNDSPRNDLSILNLTFTYAPATHLLMGNPASDNPKEFASYVNLSGFYYTEELITQQDFNRILANIPNPDDQAEIGFNRFDATFAEEPVSYVSVAGARRFIELINRELSRRNLPWRARLPYESEWEYLIQNQAIETQYYEWMEEPYYPLKNLFFATRPTAQSVFIPFLQSVRGFEPDHPRMIPSHSYTRGAQNPYWQSPYVSFRVVLEEN; translated from the coding sequence ATGTTTAAGCGAAAAAAATCTGACCTTACCCTCGCCGACTTTGCCGACGTTCATGTAACCCTCAAGCCCTTCTTGGGTATCCCCCCACGCCTCTACCTCAAGGTCATTTATGCCATCATCCTCCTGTTGATCCTCTTTTTCCTTTGCCTCTACCCTGGGCTTACCCAATACGGTAGTCAGGTTACCCTCACCTCCGCACCCCATCGTGCCAGTGTCTATATTAATGATAAGCGCGTTGGCTCTACCCCCATGACGCTCTTTGTCCCCGCCGGAGAGTACACCATTCGCTACAAGAAACCGCATTTTTCCGATCATGAAGAGGTTGTTACCGTCAAGGGAAGACGCCTCTTTAGCCGATTTTTTCCTAAAAAAGTTACCCTCAATCCGCAACTCAACCTCATCGATCTGCCAGCACTACTAGAAACATCCTACAAAGAAGCATCCTTTGCCTACAGCGCAAGCTATAATCCAACATTCCCACGTGAACCCTTTCTCCTTCACGCCCTAGACGACATACTGCATAGCGATATTGATCTAAACCAGAGCAACATCCTGCGTTGGGCAGCCGACAGTTGGTTTATCGTCAGCGATCAAGCCTCCTTAGAGGAGGTTATCACCCTCTGGAGCACCCTTGCCGACAAAGGGTTAGCTGTTGACCCAAACCTTATGACGGGCATTCAATTTGATACGAAATCGCCTAAATTAGAAGATATTATTGCCTTCCAAAAAGAACGATCGCAAGAACCCATTGAGCGCAATGATTCGCCTAGAAATGATCTCTCTATCCTCAATCTCACCTTTACCTATGCACCTGCGACGCACCTACTTATGGGTAATCCAGCAAGTGATAATCCGAAAGAATTTGCTAGCTATGTCAATCTTTCTGGCTTTTATTACACAGAAGAACTCATTACACAGCAAGATTTTAATCGTATTCTTGCCAATATCCCCAATCCCGACGATCAAGCAGAGATTGGCTTTAATCGCTTCGATGCAACCTTTGCAGAAGAACCAGTCAGCTACGTCTCAGTGGCAGGCGCACGTCGCTTTATCGAGCTGATTAATCGAGAACTCTCTCGTCGCAACCTCCCTTGGCGCGCGCGTCTACCCTATGAAAGTGAGTGGGAGTATCTCATCCAAAATCAAGCCATCGAAACCCAGTACTACGAGTGGATGGAAGAGCCTTATTACCCCCTCAAGAATCTCTTCTTTGCCACGCGCCCCACGGCACAGAGCGTCTTTATCCCCTTTTTACAGAGTGTACGCGGATTTGAACCCGACCATCCACGCATGATTCCTAGCCATAGCTATACGCGCGGTGCGCAAAATCCATACTGGCAGAGTCCGTATGTCTCCTTTCGTGTGGTTT